The following proteins are encoded in a genomic region of Thermococcus henrietii:
- the nuoF gene encoding NADH-quinone oxidoreductase subunit NuoF, protein MSEIKAIAVGMNSCGIAAGARETYEAIKAELERRNLDVKLKIVGCVGMCYREPLVDIITEDEIITYGHVDPKKVPRIIEEHVVNGKPIEEWIVKRDWWENGERKTWDIDGYFAKQVKIVLENSGYIDPENIDEYIAVGGYEALKKALRMEPEEIIDIIMKSGLRGRGGAGFPTGLKWKFTREAKGDEKYVICNADEGDPGAFMDRNVLEGDPHRVIEGMIIGAYAIGATKGFIYVRAEYPLAIRRLKIALKQAKERGFLGENILGSGFSFDIEIKEGAGAFVCGEETALIASIEGKRGMPRPRPPYPAQKGLFGKPTNINNVETWANVPWIIRHGWKAFASLGTEKSKGTKVFALSGKIKHGGNVEVPMGTTLREILYEIGGGTKTGKRIKAVQLGGPSGGCIPESLFDTPVDYESVNATGAIMGSGGMVVMDEDTCMVDVAKFFLDFTVKESCGKCTFCRVGTKRMFEILERFTEGKATEEDLERLEKLAHQVKAGSLCGLGQTAPNPVLTTLRYFRDEYLAHIEGKCPAKVCKPLIRYVIIPEKCTGCTACAIFCPANAITGEKLKSHKIDQEKCIKCGTCYEVCRFNAIEIVTGGE, encoded by the coding sequence ATGTCTGAGATAAAGGCCATAGCGGTCGGCATGAACTCCTGCGGGATTGCTGCCGGCGCGAGGGAAACCTACGAGGCAATAAAGGCCGAGCTTGAGAGGAGAAACCTCGACGTGAAGCTCAAGATAGTTGGTTGCGTCGGCATGTGCTACCGCGAACCCCTCGTTGACATAATCACCGAGGACGAGATTATCACCTACGGCCACGTCGACCCGAAGAAGGTCCCGAGGATTATAGAGGAGCACGTGGTAAACGGAAAGCCCATCGAGGAGTGGATAGTCAAGCGCGACTGGTGGGAGAACGGCGAGAGAAAGACGTGGGACATTGACGGCTACTTCGCCAAGCAGGTGAAGATAGTGCTCGAAAATTCCGGCTACATAGACCCGGAGAACATAGACGAGTACATCGCCGTCGGTGGTTATGAAGCCCTTAAGAAGGCCCTCAGGATGGAGCCGGAGGAAATCATAGATATCATTATGAAATCCGGGCTTCGCGGAAGGGGTGGAGCAGGCTTCCCGACCGGCCTGAAGTGGAAGTTCACGAGGGAAGCTAAGGGCGACGAGAAGTACGTAATCTGCAACGCTGACGAGGGCGACCCCGGAGCATTCATGGACAGGAACGTTCTTGAGGGCGACCCCCACCGCGTTATAGAGGGCATGATAATAGGGGCTTACGCGATTGGAGCTACGAAGGGCTTCATCTACGTCCGTGCCGAGTATCCGCTGGCCATAAGGAGGCTGAAGATAGCGCTGAAGCAAGCTAAGGAGAGGGGCTTCCTCGGTGAGAACATCCTTGGAAGCGGTTTCTCCTTCGACATCGAGATTAAGGAAGGTGCAGGAGCGTTCGTCTGCGGTGAGGAAACCGCTTTGATAGCCTCGATAGAGGGCAAACGCGGGATGCCGAGGCCGAGGCCACCGTATCCGGCCCAGAAGGGCCTCTTCGGAAAGCCGACCAACATAAACAACGTCGAAACGTGGGCGAACGTGCCGTGGATAATAAGGCACGGCTGGAAGGCCTTTGCCTCGCTCGGAACCGAGAAGAGCAAAGGCACTAAAGTCTTCGCGCTGTCGGGCAAGATAAAGCACGGCGGAAACGTCGAGGTGCCGATGGGAACGACGCTGAGGGAGATACTCTACGAGATAGGCGGTGGAACGAAGACCGGGAAGAGGATTAAAGCAGTTCAGCTCGGTGGGCCCTCGGGAGGTTGCATTCCGGAGAGCCTCTTCGACACGCCCGTTGACTACGAGAGCGTGAACGCGACCGGCGCGATAATGGGGAGCGGTGGAATGGTCGTCATGGACGAGGACACCTGCATGGTGGACGTCGCCAAGTTCTTCCTCGACTTCACGGTGAAGGAGTCCTGCGGTAAGTGCACCTTCTGCAGGGTTGGGACGAAGAGAATGTTCGAAATCCTCGAGCGGTTCACCGAGGGCAAGGCCACCGAGGAGGACCTTGAGAGGCTCGAGAAGCTCGCCCACCAGGTGAAGGCCGGTTCCCTCTGCGGTCTCGGGCAGACGGCACCGAACCCCGTCCTAACGACGCTCCGCTACTTCAGGGACGAATATTTAGCGCACATCGAGGGGAAGTGCCCGGCCAAAGTCTGCAAGCCCCTCATAAGGTACGTCATAATCCCAGAGAAGTGCACGGGCTGCACCGCCTGCGCAATCTTCTGCCCGGCCAACGCGATAACCGGCGAGAAGCTCAAGTCCCACAAGATAGACCAGGAGAAGTGCATTAAGTGCGGAACCTGCTACGAGGTGTGCCGGTTCAACGCTATAGAAATCGTTACCGGGGGTGAGTGA
- the nuoE gene encoding NADH-quinone oxidoreductase subunit NuoE: MEAEVDYLTSYPPEPSSLIPLLQRTQERFGYLPREVLERIADYLGIPLSRVYGVATFYAQFRFEPLGKYVVKICHGTACHVNGAVTIAQAITEELGIGEGQTTEDGLITLERVACLGCCSLAPVVMINDKVFGKLTPDRVRKLIRKLKEGKLDV; the protein is encoded by the coding sequence ATGGAGGCGGAAGTCGATTACCTGACCTCGTATCCCCCCGAGCCGAGCTCGCTAATCCCCCTTCTGCAGAGAACCCAAGAGCGCTTCGGCTACCTTCCAAGGGAAGTCCTTGAGAGAATCGCCGACTACCTCGGAATTCCCTTGAGCAGGGTCTACGGCGTCGCGACCTTCTACGCGCAGTTCAGGTTCGAGCCCCTCGGAAAGTACGTCGTCAAAATCTGCCACGGAACGGCCTGCCACGTGAACGGGGCGGTAACCATTGCCCAGGCGATAACTGAGGAGCTAGGCATAGGGGAGGGCCAGACGACGGAGGACGGGCTGATAACCCTCGAAAGGGTGGCCTGCCTCGGCTGTTGCAGTTTGGCACCGGTGGTCATGATAAACGACAAGGTGTTCGGCAAGCTCACGCCGGACAGGGTTAGGAAGCTCATAAGGAAACTCAAGGAGGGAAAGCTCGATGTCTGA